In Harmonia axyridis chromosome X, icHarAxyr1.1, whole genome shotgun sequence, a single window of DNA contains:
- the LOC123686565 gene encoding uncharacterized protein LOC123686565: MVVLKGPRSASVTVTIKGAEIKSDQHMDYLGVRFTRGGEFSGHIRAVTDRTRAKVETMRKLMPKIGGPGYVTRRILCSVMHGQLLYAATVWRDALKVQRNMQRMVSTQRLGLLRVASAYRTVSAEAVQVISGYPPIDLMVAKRCFLYTVGGRLPGNRRMARVRTIKKWQERWRREDRVAGWT; this comes from the coding sequence ATGGTCGTCCTGAAAGGACCAAGGTCAGCCAGCGTGACTGTCACAATAAAAGGGGCAGAAATAAAATCAGACCAGCATATGGACTACCTAGGAGTGAGGTTCACAAGAGGAGGGGAGTTTTCAGGTCATATCAGGGCGGTGACCGATAGAACAAGGGCAAAAGTTGAAACGATGAGGAAGCTGATGCCAAAAATCGGTGGCCCAGGATATGTGACGCGTCGCATACTTTGCTCGGTAATGCATGGTCAGCTCCTGTACGCAGCAACAGTTTGGCGGGACGCACTGAAGGTGCAGAGAAACATGCAGAGAATGGTGTCTACGCAGAGGCTGGGCCTGCTGCGTGTTGCGTCTGCCTACAGAACCGTCTCGGCGGAGGCGGTCCAGGTTATATCGGGTTACCCACCGATTGACCTGATGGTGGCCAAGAGGTGCTTCCTTTATACCGTGGGGGGAAGGCTGCCGGGAAACAGGAGAATGGCCAGAGTAAGAACGATCAAAAAGTGGCAGGAAAGGTGGAGGAGAGAGGATAGAGTGGCGGGTTGGACCTGA